A stretch of the Mycobacteroides immunogenum genome encodes the following:
- the rimP gene encoding ribosome maturation factor RimP: MPDPLDPSDSLVELPSDDEVSELLAPEFSRSGVDIESVVVHGAGDGKPSRITVVVDSDAPVDLDAVAALSRTASALLDEADTGWSAYDLEITTPGVDRPLTTSTHFRRAHLRLAQIRLTDGEDLLGRIGITNDDGVQVVLRKPVKGTGWTVRDLAFSDIESAVVQVEFTTPNPQELNLAGAAENGGGA, from the coding sequence ATGCCGGATCCTCTTGACCCGAGTGACTCGTTGGTGGAGCTGCCATCTGACGACGAGGTGAGTGAGCTGCTTGCTCCCGAGTTTTCCCGTTCCGGCGTGGACATCGAGAGTGTGGTGGTCCACGGTGCCGGGGACGGCAAGCCGTCGCGGATCACCGTGGTTGTCGACTCGGATGCGCCGGTGGACCTGGATGCGGTCGCCGCGTTGAGCAGGACCGCGTCGGCGCTGTTGGACGAGGCAGACACCGGTTGGTCGGCCTATGACCTTGAGATCACCACACCGGGTGTCGACAGGCCGCTGACCACATCGACACATTTCCGGCGGGCACACTTGAGACTGGCCCAGATTCGGCTGACCGATGGCGAGGATCTGCTCGGGCGCATCGGCATCACAAACGACGACGGGGTGCAGGTGGTCCTGCGCAAACCCGTCAAGGGAACCGGCTGGACAGTGCGCGATCTCGCGTTCTCCGATATCGAGAGCGCAGTCGTGCAGGTGGAGTTCACCACGCCCAACCCGCAGGAACTCAATCTGGCTGGGGCAGCCGAAAATGGAGGTGGCGCATGA